Proteins from a genomic interval of Bacteroidota bacterium:
- a CDS encoding HEAT repeat domain-containing protein codes for MKNKILHLFNIRQEEAWLVNNLFWLQFFQGAGVAIFNTVAFALFLQHFAVHELPKVYLFSALLLFITGFAYSKVEHALSINKLVPLVIVFIGLSIFAFYALYQNSENVWFLFLMFSWYYVIYLLSNLEFWGLAALQFDIRQSKRLFGMIGAGDIPAKLIGYSAVPALIKIFSSSGMLVVAGGSILISLIFFFRLQRSGILTVHVAHTHQHHRAHKVTVSWQEMLKGFFGNRMIALVAFLSFIIVTCVTIISFSFYSEIKHQMKTDVQLASFIAAFYAGGRILAIFIRLILTGRLTNVLGTRGSLLISPIILFVFLFAIIALPLFTENHSALLYLFGMMMIITEVLKTSLQDPVFLSLMQPLSSSLRLKGHTIVKGVMDPFALAFSGFMLYSLIKLSGGVDLYLLSYLLFTLLIVWVIMIFVVDRQYVQTLVTALDKRYSIGQEMDMNSEQTLAVLKSKISDCKQGEAIYILNLIEKQYAEDKEEIVLKALEHPMTEVRMEAIKLAERKKVYAALPYIEKIIAAGTETGLLPEAVKAKCMLLPDESENLDVYVKDADQRLMKSAIIGLMTSGGIGAVVTAGQRLLQLISSVDSKERKMGAEIIGELGVDSFYKPLLTLLKDEDVAVQKAAIIACGSVRNARTVPPLLDLFLQKKHEGIILDALRHIGNIALPQLESTLTGTSLSRQQKTKLILLLGKIGTAEVSEILDKLVWKLPSFQIDIFHALHLCAFKTNPHNREGHIALMNQYTTSAIAIIFMIQELEKNSTAQLLIDALYLELQEIRNALLLLFSFTYNREMMMKARSAFQFNKKESIANAFEVIEIEVPKEIAQKFIRIYEPASIAEKCAGLREYFKQPLSYPGIIDTILSNKKHPFHRWTKATALHSTLYYRSPEKQNWLNAVKDDSDILLLEVAQKIKSELN; via the coding sequence ATGAAAAATAAAATTCTCCATTTGTTCAACATCCGACAGGAGGAGGCGTGGCTGGTAAATAATCTGTTTTGGCTACAGTTTTTTCAGGGGGCCGGAGTAGCGATTTTCAATACGGTAGCGTTTGCGCTTTTTCTGCAACATTTTGCTGTTCATGAATTGCCCAAGGTTTATCTGTTCTCTGCCCTTTTATTATTTATAACGGGCTTCGCATACAGCAAGGTGGAACATGCGCTGTCTATCAATAAACTGGTTCCCCTTGTCATTGTTTTTATCGGCCTGAGCATTTTTGCTTTTTATGCGCTCTATCAAAACTCGGAGAATGTCTGGTTTTTGTTCCTGATGTTTAGCTGGTATTACGTTATCTATCTCCTCAGCAATTTAGAGTTCTGGGGCTTGGCTGCTCTTCAGTTTGACATCCGGCAGAGCAAACGACTATTTGGTATGATAGGCGCGGGGGATATTCCTGCCAAGTTGATTGGTTATTCAGCGGTGCCAGCGCTGATAAAAATTTTTAGTAGCAGCGGGATGCTGGTGGTGGCGGGGGGGTCCATTCTGATTTCATTGATCTTCTTTTTCAGGCTCCAACGTTCAGGGATATTAACCGTTCATGTAGCACATACACACCAACACCACCGCGCCCATAAAGTCACCGTGAGTTGGCAGGAAATGTTGAAAGGATTTTTCGGTAATCGGATGATTGCCCTAGTGGCCTTTCTTTCTTTTATCATCGTTACCTGCGTAACGATTATCAGCTTTTCGTTCTACTCAGAAATTAAACACCAGATGAAGACCGATGTGCAATTGGCCAGTTTTATCGCAGCCTTTTACGCCGGTGGTAGAATCCTGGCTATTTTTATTCGTCTGATTTTAACCGGAAGATTAACCAACGTGTTGGGCACAAGAGGGTCTCTGCTGATCAGCCCAATTATTCTTTTTGTTTTTCTGTTTGCCATTATAGCCCTTCCCTTATTTACCGAAAATCATTCCGCCTTGCTTTATCTATTCGGAATGATGATGATCATTACCGAAGTATTAAAGACCTCCCTGCAAGACCCGGTTTTCCTTTCGCTCATGCAGCCTCTTTCATCTTCTCTGCGCCTGAAAGGACATACCATCGTGAAGGGCGTGATGGACCCATTCGCACTGGCCTTCAGCGGTTTTATGCTTTACTCACTGATAAAACTTTCCGGCGGAGTGGATTTGTATTTGCTCAGCTATTTGTTGTTCACGCTACTCATTGTTTGGGTCATTATGATATTTGTAGTGGATCGGCAGTACGTACAAACCTTAGTGACGGCTCTGGATAAACGCTATTCCATTGGACAAGAGATGGATATGAATAGTGAACAAACTCTTGCTGTGTTGAAGTCGAAAATTAGCGACTGCAAGCAAGGAGAGGCTATCTATATTCTGAACCTGATTGAAAAACAATATGCTGAAGACAAGGAAGAGATAGTATTGAAAGCCTTAGAACATCCCATGACCGAAGTGAGGATGGAAGCCATTAAATTAGCAGAACGAAAAAAGGTTTATGCCGCCTTGCCCTACATTGAAAAAATCATAGCGGCGGGAACGGAAACAGGGCTGCTGCCCGAAGCGGTGAAGGCTAAATGTATGTTGCTTCCTGACGAGTCAGAAAATTTGGATGTGTATGTAAAAGACGCAGACCAGCGGCTGATGAAATCGGCCATTATCGGATTAATGACCAGCGGGGGTATCGGAGCGGTGGTTACCGCCGGTCAGCGCCTGCTTCAACTGATTAGTTCGGTGGATAGCAAGGAACGAAAAATGGGAGCTGAAATCATTGGTGAGTTGGGAGTAGATTCCTTCTACAAGCCTTTGCTCACTTTGCTCAAAGATGAAGATGTTGCGGTGCAAAAGGCGGCCATCATTGCTTGCGGATCGGTGCGAAACGCGCGGACGGTTCCTCCGTTGCTGGATCTATTTCTACAAAAAAAGCATGAAGGAATTATTCTGGATGCACTGCGCCACATTGGAAATATCGCCTTGCCTCAATTAGAAAGCACATTGACCGGCACCTCACTGAGTCGCCAACAAAAAACCAAATTGATTTTACTTCTCGGAAAAATTGGTACAGCGGAAGTTTCTGAAATTCTCGATAAATTGGTGTGGAAATTACCCTCCTTTCAGATAGATATTTTCCATGCACTGCATTTATGTGCGTTTAAAACAAACCCCCATAACCGCGAGGGACATATCGCCCTCATGAATCAATATACTACATCTGCCATTGCCATTATCTTTATGATTCAAGAATTAGAAAAAAATTCTACGGCACAGCTATTAATTGATGCGCTTTACTTGGAGTTGCAAGAAATCAGAAATGCACTATTGTTACTTTTCTCCTTCACATATAACCGGGAAATGATGATGAAAGCTAGAAGCGCTTTCCAGTTTAACAAAAAGGAAAGTATCGCTAATGCCTTTGAGGTGATCGAAATTGAGGTGCCCAAAGAAATAGCGCAGAAATTTATCCGCATATATGAGCCGGCATCCATCGCTGAAAAGTGTGCCGGATTAAGAGAATATTTTAAACAGCCTTTGAGCTATCCGGGCATTATTGATACCATACTAAGCAACAAAAAACACCCCTTCCATCGGTGGACAAAAGCAACCGCTTTGCACTCGACGTTATATTATCGAAGTCCAGAAAAACAAAACTGGCTGAATGCGGTGAAGGACGATTCGGATATCTTACTGCTGGAAGTGGCTCAAAAAATTAAATCAGAACTAAACTAA
- a CDS encoding DUF4442 domain-containing protein → MELFKTERKESGGTTLLRWAYNFWPCIFCSGGRVTFIAADFKEVHVRLSLNLRTVNRVGTIFGGSIYSSIDPHFMLMFMRILGKDYVVWDKAAHIRFLRPATEKMKCRFLIQDEMIDEIRQQVAMKGEYVFDLPLKFEDESGKVYAAINKTLYVASKEFYQKKIEAKQNKN, encoded by the coding sequence ATGGAACTGTTTAAAACTGAAAGAAAAGAGTCGGGCGGAACGACCTTGTTGCGCTGGGCATACAATTTCTGGCCTTGTATTTTTTGCAGTGGAGGTAGGGTGACTTTTATTGCTGCTGATTTCAAAGAAGTACATGTGCGCCTTTCTTTAAACTTGCGGACCGTAAACCGGGTGGGAACAATTTTTGGTGGTAGTATTTATAGTTCGATTGATCCGCACTTTATGCTCATGTTCATGAGGATTCTGGGAAAGGATTATGTGGTATGGGATAAAGCAGCCCATATTCGGTTTCTTCGTCCGGCGACGGAAAAAATGAAGTGTCGGTTTTTGATTCAGGATGAAATGATAGATGAAATACGACAACAGGTGGCGATGAAAGGTGAATATGTTTTTGATTTGCCCCTAAAATTTGAAGATGAAAGTGGTAAGGTATATGCCGCTATCAATAAGACTTTATACGTTGCCAGCAAAGAGTTCTATCAGAAAAAAATAGAGGCCAAACAGAATAAAAACTAA
- a CDS encoding fibronectin type III domain-containing protein, with the protein MMTGNLSFPAPSPTLPNVKTATDALLVAYNEAKDLGKTKTYIMRQRRAALLALISRLAAYVQDVSDGVGTVILSSGFGVTAEPRPLAPVGMVLHLRLRGGKFPGSIHAIWDKVIGAGAYAVEISDEGPSPDSFYLHKIVLSSRCDIIHLEPGRMYWVRVYAVGRLGYGEVSGVCVAHATL; encoded by the coding sequence ATGATGACGGGAAATTTGAGTTTTCCGGCACCTTCTCCCACGCTGCCTAATGTCAAGACAGCCACGGATGCTCTGCTTGTTGCCTATAATGAGGCAAAAGATTTGGGCAAGACCAAAACCTACATTATGCGCCAGAGGCGGGCTGCGTTGCTTGCGCTGATCAGCAGACTGGCTGCGTATGTACAGGATGTTTCGGACGGAGTGGGAACGGTTATCCTATCCAGCGGATTCGGCGTAACAGCCGAGCCCCGACCTCTTGCACCAGTGGGCATGGTGTTGCACCTGCGCCTGAGGGGCGGCAAGTTTCCCGGAAGTATTCATGCAATTTGGGACAAGGTGATTGGTGCCGGCGCTTATGCGGTGGAGATTTCTGACGAGGGTCCGTCACCGGATTCTTTTTACCTCCACAAGATAGTGTTGTCCAGCCGATGCGATATTATCCATCTGGAACCGGGCAGGATGTACTGGGTACGTGTGTATGCCGTGGGTCGCCTTGGATACGGAGAGGTGAGTGGTGTTTGCGTTGCACACGCAACTCTGTAA
- a CDS encoding restriction endonuclease, giving the protein MDWRKYEKEIYAIFKREFPKAEITSDTKLKGRYSLINRQIDILIQDYVAGNRITIVIDAKFFNQKIDVKDVECFIGMLADIGVHKGLLITQEGYTNAAIKRAYNDPSDVELDILNFKELKEYHGFLAFPFAGDISVFLPAPFGCVIDNRTKENDWLALIYQRGLTFEEAADKREWMYVNFWDRRIKNVSLDDLLKIQLATFDGLEAQIEMVPTIKRERNKTALRKVTIPTYPAPEYTGFVEFEDFIFYAVMFSPIELESKNIRKLENIMINVIPGKVKHEKPESEQVIE; this is encoded by the coding sequence ATGGATTGGCGGAAGTACGAAAAGGAAATCTATGCAATTTTTAAAAGAGAGTTTCCAAAAGCTGAAATCACTAGTGATACCAAATTAAAAGGAAGATATTCCTTAATTAATAGGCAGATTGATATTCTGATTCAGGATTACGTCGCTGGAAATCGTATTACTATTGTTATCGACGCAAAATTTTTTAATCAGAAAATTGATGTTAAGGATGTCGAATGCTTTATTGGAATGTTAGCAGATATAGGTGTACATAAAGGATTACTTATCACCCAAGAAGGCTATACAAATGCAGCAATCAAAAGAGCCTACAATGATCCAAGTGATGTCGAACTCGATATCTTGAATTTCAAAGAACTAAAAGAATATCACGGTTTTTTAGCATTCCCTTTCGCTGGAGATATAAGTGTCTTTTTGCCAGCCCCTTTTGGTTGTGTTATTGATAATAGAACAAAAGAAAATGATTGGCTTGCTCTAATATATCAAAGGGGACTAACTTTTGAAGAAGCAGCGGATAAGCGAGAGTGGATGTACGTAAATTTTTGGGATAGAAGGATTAAAAATGTGTCCTTGGATGATTTGCTAAAAATTCAACTCGCAACGTTTGATGGATTAGAAGCACAAATCGAAATGGTGCCGACCATAAAGCGAGAAAGAAATAAAACCGCATTGCGCAAAGTAACAATCCCAACCTATCCAGCTCCGGAGTACACTGGGTTTGTAGAATTTGAGGATTTCATTTTTTATGCTGTCATGTTTTCTCCTATAGAACTAGAAAGCAAGAATATCCGAAAGCTGGAGAATATAATGATCAATGTTATTCCAGGAAAGGTGAAACATGAAAAGCCTGAAAGTGAACAAGTGATAGAATGA
- a CDS encoding PIG-L family deacetylase yields the protein MMRYILFFSLLWTSVLQAQQVAQPGSSEIIQGLKKLNTVGSVLYIAAHPDDENTRLLSYLAKEKNLRTGYLSITRGDGGQNLVGKEQGDLLGLVRTQELLAARRIDGAEQFFTRANDFGYSKSPEETLKFWNHDSVLSDVVRVIRRFQPDVIICRFPTTGEGGHGHHTASALLALEAFEAAADANRFPEQLQELKIWKTKRLFWNTFNFGGNNTTSPDQVQVDVGVFNPLLGKSYGEIAADSRSMHKRRGFVFQRQFCG from the coding sequence ATGATGAGGTATATTCTATTCTTTAGTCTGTTATGGACTTCTGTGCTTCAGGCGCAACAAGTGGCCCAGCCCGGCTCTTCTGAAATTATTCAAGGTTTGAAGAAACTGAATACCGTCGGTTCGGTATTATACATAGCGGCTCACCCGGATGATGAAAACACCCGGCTGCTTTCCTATTTAGCCAAAGAAAAGAATCTGCGCACCGGTTACCTTTCCATCACTCGCGGCGACGGAGGACAAAACCTCGTGGGCAAAGAACAAGGCGATTTGCTCGGACTTGTGCGCACGCAAGAACTGCTCGCAGCCAGAAGAATTGACGGAGCCGAACAGTTTTTTACTCGTGCCAATGACTTTGGATATTCAAAGAGCCCGGAGGAAACACTGAAATTCTGGAATCACGATAGTGTGCTGAGTGATGTAGTCCGCGTTATTCGCCGCTTTCAACCCGACGTTATTATCTGCCGGTTCCCTACTACCGGTGAAGGAGGTCACGGTCATCACACCGCCTCTGCCCTGCTTGCCTTAGAAGCATTCGAAGCGGCTGCCGATGCCAACCGGTTTCCGGAACAGTTACAAGAGTTGAAAATCTGGAAAACCAAACGCTTGTTTTGGAACACCTTCAATTTCGGTGGAAACAACACCACCTCACCGGACCAGGTACAGGTGGATGTCGGTGTGTTTAATCCGCTGTTGGGAAAAAGCTATGGAGAGATAGCCGCCGATAGCCGCTCCATGCACAAAAGGCGGGGTTTCGTTTTCCAAAGACAGTTTTGTGGTTAA
- a CDS encoding NAD(P)H-dependent oxidoreductase yields MTEKKNIFVIIGSASRNSANEKLVDNFVDLTKDVFNLTVFKDLKTLPHFDPELSVGNTPTEITEFRKSIENADGIIICTPEYVFSIPSGLKNGIEWCISTTVFSDKPIGLITASASGQKGHEELQLIMKTVMTKFTDETTLLIQGIKGKINEQGQITDKKTQESFMKFIDAFKNIIN; encoded by the coding sequence ATGACAGAGAAGAAAAATATTTTTGTAATTATTGGAAGTGCAAGTAGAAATTCTGCAAACGAAAAGCTCGTAGACAATTTCGTTGATTTGACAAAGGACGTTTTTAATTTGACAGTCTTTAAGGACTTGAAAACACTTCCTCATTTTGACCCAGAACTTTCGGTAGGCAATACACCGACAGAAATAACAGAGTTTAGAAAAAGTATTGAAAACGCAGACGGAATTATAATTTGCACACCTGAATATGTTTTTAGCATACCAAGTGGTCTGAAAAATGGAATTGAATGGTGCATTTCCACTACAGTTTTCTCGGACAAGCCAATCGGACTTATAACGGCTTCTGCAAGCGGACAAAAAGGACACGAAGAATTGCAGTTGATTATGAAAACCGTAATGACAAAATTTACAGACGAAACAACATTATTAATACAAGGAATAAAGGGGAAAATAAATGAACAAGGACAGATTACGGACAAAAAAACACAAGAGAGTTTTATGAAATTTATTGATGCTTTTAAAAACATAATAAACTAA
- a CDS encoding fasciclin domain-containing protein, which yields MKKQILTFASALTLVAIMTVSSCKKDETPTQTITQIAAGDTTFSILVSALTDPRLSTNYATVLSGAGPYTVFAPTNAAFRSLLTELGATSLNDLPGATLEAVLKYHVVSGKVLSSSLTNGQVVSPLLTGKTFTIGLTGGAKITDGSGRVANITTTDLEATNGVVHVIDKVLLPMP from the coding sequence ATGAAAAAGCAAATTTTAACCTTTGCCTCGGCTCTAACCTTAGTGGCAATTATGACAGTTTCTTCCTGCAAAAAAGACGAAACACCCACCCAAACCATTACTCAAATTGCAGCGGGTGACACCACCTTCAGCATTTTAGTGTCGGCATTAACGGATCCCAGGCTTTCCACCAACTATGCTACTGTGTTAAGCGGAGCAGGCCCTTACACCGTATTTGCACCCACTAATGCCGCTTTCAGATCTCTTCTAACGGAATTAGGTGCTACTTCCCTGAACGATCTTCCGGGTGCTACTCTGGAAGCTGTGCTGAAGTATCACGTTGTTTCGGGCAAGGTGTTATCCTCCAGCCTGACCAACGGCCAAGTGGTTAGTCCGCTGCTTACCGGAAAAACATTTACCATTGGTTTGACCGGCGGTGCAAAAATCACTGACGGAAGCGGTCGTGTTGCCAACATCACTACTACAGACCTTGAAGCTACAAATGGTGTCGTTCACGTAATTGACAAGGTATTATTGCCAATGCCATAA
- a CDS encoding DUF2442 domain-containing protein, producing MDSLFTPRLFFATDVRFELEQIIICLVDGEEVSYPLAWFPKLYQASPFQRTKFHIVAGGYVIRWPQLEVDISVKELLHPQSIAC from the coding sequence ATGGACAGCTTATTCACCCCAAGATTGTTCTTTGCGACCGATGTTCGCTTTGAGCTAGAACAGATTATTATTTGCCTCGTCGATGGAGAGGAGGTTTCCTATCCTTTAGCTTGGTTCCCTAAGTTGTATCAAGCCAGTCCGTTTCAACGAACAAAGTTTCATATCGTAGCCGGGGGTTACGTTATTCGTTGGCCTCAACTGGAAGTGGATATTTCAGTCAAGGAGTTGCTCCATCCACAGTCTATCGCCTGTTAA
- a CDS encoding gamma-glutamyl-gamma-aminobutyrate hydrolase family protein, whose product MSEEQKIVIGITHADTRGENYGNWIKGNEDWIEVIDLSSDKENWDEIADCDGIVLTGGLDAHPRFYNSKRDNYPNKPKEWNEKRDEFEMHVFETALNFDHPVLAICRGLQLVNVSLGGDLIQDLEEAGKNDHRRHGDQDEYHGVEAKEGTLLHQVTGAISGKINTAHHQAAGKISEELMISATSPDGVVEALEWKEKEGEPWMLCVQWHPERMEDGETNPFSKNIRERFLEEVKHKKYESNQPIH is encoded by the coding sequence ATGAGTGAGGAACAAAAAATTGTGATCGGAATTACTCATGCCGACACAAGAGGGGAGAATTATGGCAATTGGATAAAAGGAAACGAGGATTGGATTGAAGTCATTGACCTTTCATCAGATAAGGAAAATTGGGATGAGATTGCAGATTGTGACGGCATTGTGTTGACCGGTGGGTTGGATGCGCATCCTCGATTTTATAATAGTAAACGCGATAACTATCCCAACAAACCGAAAGAGTGGAACGAAAAGCGGGATGAATTTGAAATGCACGTATTTGAGACTGCTTTAAATTTCGACCATCCGGTACTGGCTATTTGTCGCGGCCTGCAATTGGTCAATGTTTCGCTTGGTGGGGATTTGATTCAAGACTTGGAAGAAGCCGGAAAAAATGATCATCGGAGGCATGGCGACCAAGATGAATATCATGGAGTGGAGGCCAAAGAAGGAACACTACTTCATCAGGTGACCGGAGCAATATCCGGAAAGATAAATACTGCGCACCACCAGGCCGCCGGAAAGATAAGCGAGGAGTTGATGATTAGTGCGACAAGTCCGGATGGGGTGGTTGAAGCCTTGGAATGGAAAGAGAAAGAAGGAGAACCCTGGATGCTTTGTGTGCAATGGCATCCGGAACGAATGGAGGATGGGGAAACAAATCCCTTTTCAAAAAATATCCGGGAAAGGTTTTTAGAAGAAGTGAAGCACAAGAAATATGAAAGCAATCAACCCATCCACTAA
- a CDS encoding 3-hydroxyanthranilate 3,4-dioxygenase: MITKPFNFKKWIDEHRHLLKPPVMNQVVYSDNDDFIVMVVGGPNKRKDFHYNETEEFFYQLEGNIVVKIVEDGHVKDMNINEGDIFLLPARTPHSPRRPENSVGLVMEIKRPAGMNDGFQWYCENCGTFLHEEKLPVKDIVKDLPAVMDKFYSNLELRTCKKCNSIFEPPK, encoded by the coding sequence ATGATTACCAAGCCCTTCAACTTCAAAAAATGGATTGACGAGCATCGCCATTTACTCAAGCCTCCGGTCATGAATCAGGTAGTTTATAGCGACAACGACGACTTCATTGTGATGGTAGTCGGAGGGCCCAATAAGCGCAAAGACTTTCATTACAATGAAACCGAAGAATTCTTCTACCAACTGGAGGGAAACATTGTGGTAAAAATTGTAGAAGACGGACACGTGAAAGACATGAATATAAACGAAGGAGATATTTTTCTCCTTCCAGCACGGACACCACATTCACCACGGAGGCCGGAAAATTCCGTTGGCTTGGTGATGGAAATAAAACGCCCTGCGGGCATGAACGATGGCTTCCAGTGGTATTGCGAAAACTGCGGCACTTTCCTGCACGAAGAAAAATTGCCCGTTAAGGATATTGTAAAAGATTTGCCGGCTGTGATGGATAAGTTCTACTCTAACCTTGAATTAAGAACTTGTAAAAAATGTAACAGCATTTTTGAGCCGCCGAAATAA